A single Pseudomonas brassicacearum DNA region contains:
- the fliL gene encoding flagellar basal body-associated protein FliL translates to MAKSEAAAVKDPATKGKLKLIIMIVVGLLLAVGVSVGATWYVMHSAQSKPAVAAEAAPVGKQPAIFEPMAPAFVANYTQNGRQRYMQVSITLLGRNQADLEALRVHMPLIRNNLVMLFSGQNFDTLATPVGQEMLRQKATASVQEVAQKELGKVVIEQLLFTNFVLQ, encoded by the coding sequence ATGGCGAAGAGTGAAGCAGCAGCTGTAAAAGACCCTGCAACCAAAGGCAAACTCAAGCTGATCATCATGATCGTGGTGGGTTTGCTCCTGGCGGTTGGTGTGTCCGTGGGGGCGACCTGGTATGTCATGCACAGCGCTCAAAGCAAGCCGGCCGTGGCGGCGGAAGCAGCGCCAGTGGGCAAGCAGCCGGCGATCTTCGAACCCATGGCGCCGGCCTTCGTGGCCAACTACACCCAGAACGGTCGTCAACGCTACATGCAGGTGAGCATTACCCTGCTGGGCCGCAACCAGGCTGACCTGGAAGCGCTGCGGGTGCATATGCCACTGATCCGCAATAACCTGGTGATGCTGTTCTCCGGACAGAATTTCGACACCCTGGCCACTCCGGTCGGCCAGGAAATGCTGCGTCAGAAAGCCACAGCCAGCGTGCAGGAAGTGGCTCAGAAAGAGCTCGGCAAAGTGGTGATCGAACAGTTGCTCTTCACTAACTTCGTATTGCAGTAG
- the fliM gene encoding flagellar motor switch protein FliM encodes MAVQDLLSQDEIDALLHGVDDGLVQTENAAEPGSVKSYDLTSQDRIVRGRMPTLEMINERFARYTRISMFNMLRRSADVAVGGVQVMKFGEYVHSLYVPTSLNLVKIKPLRGTALFILDAKLVFKLVDNFFGGDGRHAKIEGREFTPTELRVVRMVLEQAFVDLKEAWQAIMEVNFEYINSEVNPAMANIVGPSEAIVVSTFHIELDGGGGDLHVTMPYSMIEPVREMLDAGFQSDLDDQDERWINALRQDVLDVDVPIGATVARRQLRLRDILHMQPGDIIPVEMPEDMIMRANGVPAFKVKMGSHKGNLALQVIEPIERR; translated from the coding sequence ATGGCCGTGCAGGACCTGCTGTCCCAGGACGAAATCGATGCGCTGTTGCATGGTGTCGACGACGGTCTGGTACAGACCGAAAACGCTGCTGAACCGGGCAGCGTCAAAAGCTACGACCTGACCAGCCAGGATCGCATCGTTCGCGGACGCATGCCGACCCTGGAAATGATCAACGAACGTTTCGCCCGCTACACCCGCATTAGCATGTTCAACATGCTGCGCCGTTCGGCCGACGTGGCCGTCGGTGGCGTGCAGGTGATGAAGTTCGGTGAGTACGTACACTCGCTGTACGTACCCACCAGCCTCAACCTGGTGAAAATCAAACCGTTGCGCGGCACCGCGCTGTTCATCCTTGACGCCAAGCTGGTGTTCAAGCTGGTGGACAACTTTTTCGGTGGCGACGGTCGTCACGCCAAGATCGAAGGGCGGGAATTCACCCCGACCGAGTTGCGCGTGGTGCGCATGGTGCTGGAGCAGGCCTTCGTCGACTTGAAGGAAGCCTGGCAGGCGATCATGGAAGTGAACTTCGAGTACATCAACTCGGAAGTGAACCCTGCCATGGCCAACATCGTCGGCCCAAGCGAGGCCATTGTGGTCTCGACCTTCCACATCGAGCTCGATGGCGGTGGCGGCGACCTGCACGTGACCATGCCGTACTCGATGATCGAGCCGGTGCGCGAAATGCTCGACGCCGGTTTCCAATCGGACCTCGACGATCAGGACGAGCGCTGGATCAATGCGCTGCGCCAGGACGTGCTGGATGTCGACGTGCCGATCGGCGCGACGGTCGCTCGGCGCCAACTGCGTCTGCGGGACATCCTGCACATGCAGCCGGGGGACATCATCCCCGTCGAGATGCCGGAAGACATGATCATGCGCGCCAATGGCGTGCCGGCCTTCAAGGTCAAGATGGGCTCTCACAAAGGCAACCTGGCGTTGCAGGTGATCGAGCCGATCGAACGCCGCTGA
- the fliN gene encoding flagellar motor switch protein FliN codes for MADDMNTQDDQALADEWAAALEETGDAGQADIDALLAADTGAHASSRLQMEEFGSVPKSHEPVTLDGPNLDVILDIPVSISMEVGSTDINIRNLLQLNQGSVIELDRLAGEPLDVLVNGTLIAHGEVVVVNEKFGIRLTDVISPSERIKKLR; via the coding sequence ATGGCTGACGATATGAATACCCAGGATGACCAGGCGCTGGCCGATGAATGGGCTGCGGCCCTGGAAGAAACCGGCGATGCCGGGCAGGCTGATATCGACGCCTTGCTGGCGGCTGACACTGGCGCCCATGCGTCCAGCCGCTTGCAGATGGAAGAATTTGGCAGCGTGCCCAAGAGTCATGAGCCGGTGACGCTTGATGGCCCGAACCTGGACGTGATCCTCGATATCCCGGTGTCCATTTCCATGGAAGTGGGCAGCACCGACATCAACATCCGCAACCTGCTGCAGCTCAACCAGGGCTCGGTGATCGAGCTGGACCGCCTGGCCGGCGAGCCGCTCGATGTGCTGGTCAACGGGACCTTGATCGCCCATGGCGAAGTGGTGGTGGTCAACGAGAAGTTCGGCATTCGCCTGACGGACGTGATCAGTCCGAGCGAACGCATCAAGAAGTTGCGCTGA
- the fliO gene encoding flagellar biosynthetic protein FliO — MKGFFAVAAMLPLSVLAAEPVATAAAAPAIGSGVAGQLAQLVFGLLLVLGLIFFLAWLLRRVQQAGPAGKGQVIDIVGSRALGPRDRLVLVQVGNEQILLGLSPGTITALHVLKEPVQVPSTEPASPEFAQRLMELLGKDQKDKK; from the coding sequence GTGAAAGGTTTCTTCGCAGTCGCCGCGATGCTGCCATTGAGCGTGCTGGCGGCCGAACCGGTTGCCACGGCCGCCGCTGCGCCGGCGATAGGCAGTGGCGTCGCCGGGCAACTGGCGCAATTGGTGTTCGGCTTGCTGCTGGTGCTGGGCTTGATCTTCTTTCTCGCCTGGCTGTTGCGGCGTGTGCAGCAGGCGGGGCCGGCTGGCAAGGGGCAGGTCATCGACATTGTCGGTTCCCGCGCGCTCGGGCCGCGCGACCGGCTGGTGCTGGTGCAGGTCGGTAACGAGCAGATCCTGCTGGGCTTGAGCCCCGGCACCATCACCGCCTTGCACGTGCTCAAGGAGCCGGTGCAGGTGCCCTCCACCGAGCCGGCCAGCCCCGAATTTGCCCAGCGCCTCATGGAACTGTTGGGCAAAGACCAGAAGGATAAAAAGTAA
- the fliP gene encoding flagellar type III secretion system pore protein FliP (The bacterial flagellar biogenesis protein FliP forms a type III secretion system (T3SS)-type pore required for flagellar assembly.) — protein sequence MPLRILLALALMLAAPLAFAADPLSIPAITLGTNAEGAQEYSVSLQILLIMTALSFIPAFVMLMTSFTRIIIVFSILRQALGLQQTPSNQILTGMALFLTMFIMAPVFDRVNQDALQPYLAEKITAQDAVAKAEVPIKDFMLAQTRSSDLELFMRLSKRTDIPSADQAPLTILVPAFVTSELKTAFQIGFMIFIPFLIIDLVVASILMAMGMMMLSPLIISLPFKIMLFVLVDGWALIIGTLAGSFGGV from the coding sequence ATGCCGTTGCGCATTCTGTTGGCATTGGCCCTGATGCTGGCCGCACCGTTGGCGTTCGCCGCCGATCCGCTCTCGATCCCGGCGATCACCCTCGGAACCAACGCCGAAGGGGCCCAGGAATACTCGGTCAGCCTGCAGATCCTGCTGATCATGACCGCGCTGAGTTTCATCCCGGCGTTCGTCATGCTGATGACCAGCTTCACTCGGATCATCATTGTCTTTTCGATCCTGCGCCAGGCCCTGGGCCTGCAACAGACGCCCTCGAACCAGATTCTCACCGGCATGGCGCTGTTCCTGACCATGTTCATCATGGCGCCAGTGTTCGACCGGGTGAACCAGGATGCGCTGCAACCTTACCTGGCAGAAAAAATCACCGCCCAGGATGCCGTGGCCAAGGCTGAAGTGCCGATCAAGGATTTCATGCTGGCCCAGACTCGCAGCAGCGACCTGGAACTGTTCATGCGCCTGTCCAAGCGCACCGATATCCCCAGTGCCGATCAGGCGCCGCTGACCATCCTGGTGCCAGCGTTCGTGACGTCCGAGCTCAAGACCGCGTTCCAGATCGGCTTCATGATTTTCATCCCGTTCCTGATCATTGACCTGGTGGTCGCCAGTATCCTGATGGCCATGGGCATGATGATGCTCTCGCCGCTGATCATTTCCCTGCCATTCAAGATCATGCTGTTTGTGCTGGTGGATGGCTGGGCGCTGATCATCGGTACCCTGGCGGGCAGTTTCGGCGGTGTTTAG
- the fliQ gene encoding flagellar biosynthesis protein FliQ: MTPEVAVDLFREALWLTTMMVAILVIPSLLVGLLVAMFQAATQINEQTLSFLPRLLVMLVTLIVAGPWLVQTFMEYILQLYGSIPQLIG; the protein is encoded by the coding sequence ATGACGCCTGAAGTAGCGGTAGACCTGTTCCGTGAAGCGCTCTGGCTGACGACCATGATGGTCGCCATCCTGGTGATCCCCAGCCTGCTGGTGGGGCTGCTGGTGGCAATGTTCCAGGCCGCGACCCAAATCAACGAGCAAACCCTGAGCTTCCTGCCGCGCCTGCTGGTGATGTTGGTGACGCTGATCGTCGCCGGTCCCTGGCTGGTGCAAACCTTCATGGAATACATCCTGCAGTTGTACGGCAGTATTCCGCAGTTGATCGGCTGA
- the fliR gene encoding flagellar biosynthetic protein FliR, which yields MLALTDTQISTWVASFILPLFRVAAVLMSMPVFGTTLVPTRVRLYFALAITVVIVPGLPPMPPVNALDLSALMLVAEQILIGALMGFSLQLFFQAFVVAGQIISIQMGMAFASMVDPTNGVTTAVIGQFLTMLVTLLFLAMNGHLVVFEVLTESFTTLPVGSAMLVNHFWEIAGKLGWVLGAAMVLVLPAITALLVVNIAFGVMTRAAPQLNIFSIGFPLTLVLGMVIFWVSLGDILNQYQPLATQALQLLRDMAQAR from the coding sequence ATGCTCGCACTGACGGACACCCAGATCAGTACGTGGGTGGCATCGTTCATCCTGCCGCTGTTTCGCGTCGCCGCGGTGCTCATGAGCATGCCGGTGTTCGGTACGACCCTGGTGCCGACCCGTGTACGGCTGTATTTCGCCTTGGCCATCACGGTGGTCATCGTGCCCGGGTTGCCACCGATGCCGCCAGTCAATGCCCTGGACCTCAGCGCGCTGATGCTGGTGGCCGAGCAGATTCTCATCGGTGCCCTGATGGGGTTCTCGCTGCAGCTGTTCTTCCAGGCGTTCGTGGTCGCCGGACAAATCATTTCGATTCAGATGGGCATGGCGTTCGCGTCCATGGTCGACCCCACCAATGGCGTGACGACGGCGGTGATCGGTCAGTTCCTGACGATGCTGGTAACGCTGTTGTTTCTTGCCATGAACGGGCATCTGGTGGTGTTCGAGGTATTGACCGAGAGCTTTACCACCCTGCCGGTGGGCAGTGCGATGCTGGTCAATCATTTCTGGGAAATCGCCGGCAAGCTCGGCTGGGTCCTGGGTGCGGCGATGGTGCTGGTATTGCCTGCGATCACCGCGTTGCTGGTGGTTAACATCGCGTTTGGCGTGATGACCCGTGCGGCACCGCAATTGAATATTTTCTCCATTGGTTTCCCGCTGACCCTCGTGCTGGGCATGGTGATTTTCTGGGTCAGCCTGGGGGATATCCTCAACCAGTATCAGCCGCTGGCCACTCAGGCCTTGCAGCTTTTACGCGACATGGCACAGGCACGCTGA
- the flhB gene encoding flagellar biosynthesis protein FlhB, which produces MAESESGQDKTEDPTEKRKRESREKGEIARSKELNTLAVMLAGAGGLLIYGGGLALDLLEIMRLNFSLPREVLLSPGAMGLYLLHSGKIAILAVQPVLIFLLLAAIIGPISLGGWLFAGKSLAPKFSRMNPANGLKRMFSTNALMELLKALGKFFLILFVALTVLQADIDDLLRIAHEPLEQAIIHSVQVVGWSSLWMACGLILIAAIDVPIQLYQSKQKLMMTKQEIRDEYKDQEGKPEVKQRIRQLQREMSQRRMMAAIPDADVVITNPTHYAVALKYDPEKGNAPVLLAKGSDFLALKIREIAVANEVMLLESPALARSIYYSTELDQEIPGGLYLAVAQVLAYVYQIRQHRAGKGKRPEPLKDLPIPPDLRRDS; this is translated from the coding sequence ATGGCCGAGAGCGAGAGTGGTCAGGACAAGACAGAAGACCCCACGGAAAAGCGCAAGCGCGAGTCCCGGGAGAAGGGTGAGATTGCCCGATCCAAGGAGCTCAACACGCTTGCGGTGATGCTGGCCGGGGCGGGCGGGTTGCTGATTTATGGTGGCGGGTTGGCCCTGGACCTGCTGGAAATCATGCGCCTGAACTTCTCCCTGCCCCGTGAGGTGCTGCTCAGTCCGGGCGCGATGGGTCTGTATTTGCTGCATTCAGGCAAAATCGCGATTCTGGCGGTACAGCCGGTGCTGATTTTCCTCCTGCTGGCAGCCATCATTGGCCCTATTTCTTTGGGGGGCTGGTTGTTCGCCGGGAAGAGCCTGGCGCCGAAATTCAGCCGGATGAACCCGGCCAACGGCCTTAAGCGGATGTTCTCCACGAATGCCTTGATGGAGTTGCTCAAGGCTCTTGGGAAATTCTTCCTGATTCTCTTCGTCGCGTTAACGGTTTTACAAGCCGACATCGACGACCTGCTGCGCATCGCCCATGAGCCCCTCGAGCAAGCCATTATCCATAGCGTGCAAGTGGTCGGCTGGAGCTCGTTGTGGATGGCTTGTGGGCTGATCCTGATCGCCGCCATCGACGTGCCGATCCAGCTGTATCAGAGCAAGCAGAAGCTGATGATGACCAAGCAGGAAATACGTGACGAGTACAAGGACCAGGAGGGCAAGCCGGAGGTCAAGCAGCGGATCCGCCAGTTGCAGCGCGAGATGTCCCAGCGGCGGATGATGGCAGCGATCCCAGACGCCGATGTGGTCATCACCAACCCGACCCACTATGCCGTGGCGCTCAAGTACGACCCCGAGAAAGGCAACGCACCCGTGTTGCTGGCCAAGGGCAGTGACTTCCTGGCGCTGAAGATCCGTGAGATCGCCGTGGCCAATGAAGTGATGCTGCTCGAATCCCCGGCCCTGGCGCGGTCGATCTACTACTCCACTGAACTCGACCAGGAAATTCCCGGAGGCCTGTACCTGGCCGTGGCCCAGGTGCTGGCCTACGTCTACCAGATCCGCCAGCACCGCGCCGGCAAGGGCAAGCGCCCCGAGCCGCTCAAGGATCTGCCAATCCCGCCGGATTTGCGCCGCGATTCGTAG
- the flhA gene encoding flagellar biosynthesis protein FlhA, producing the protein MDRSQLLSTARNNVADLSRGNLGVPLLLMVMLAMMMLPVPPFLLDVFFTFNIALSIVVLLVCVYALRPLDFAVFPTILLVATLMRLALNVASTRVVMIHGHDGHAAAGKVIQAFGEVVIGGNYVVGIVVFAILMIINFVVVTKGAGRISEVSARFTLDAMPGKQMAIDADLNAGLIDQSQAKLRRLEVAQEAEFYGSMDGASKFVRGDAIAGLLILFINLIGGMAVGIFQHNMTFGDAGKVYALLTIGDGLVAQLPSLLLSTAAAIMVTRASGSEDMGKQIGRQMFASPKALAVAAGLMAVMGLVPGMPHFSFLSMAALAGGAAYLFWKKQNVQKVQALQEVKRQQELLPSPARAMETKELGWDDVTPIDMIGLEVGYRLIPLVDRNQGGQLLARIKGVRKKLSQDLGFLMPTVHIRDNLDLAPSAYRLTLMGVILAEAEIYPDRELAINPGQVYGSLNGITAKDPAFGLEAVWIEISQRAQAQSLGYTVVDASTVVATHLNQILYKHSSELIGHEEVQQLLQVLAKGSPKLAEELVPGVVSLSQLLKVLQALLAEQVPVRDIRSIAEAIANNASKSQDTAALVAAVRVGVSRAIVQSIVGTESELPVITLEPRLEQILLNSLQKAGQGSEEGVLLEPSMAEKLQRSLIEAAQRQEMQGQPVILLVAGPIRAMLSRFGRLAVPGLHVLAYQEIPDNKQVTIVATVGPNG; encoded by the coding sequence GTGGATCGCTCTCAGTTACTCAGCACCGCACGCAACAACGTAGCAGACCTCAGCCGGGGCAATCTGGGCGTGCCGCTGTTGCTGATGGTCATGCTCGCCATGATGATGTTGCCGGTGCCGCCGTTCCTGCTGGACGTGTTCTTCACGTTCAACATCGCCCTGTCGATCGTCGTGCTGCTGGTGTGCGTATACGCCCTGCGGCCGCTGGACTTCGCGGTGTTCCCGACCATTCTGCTGGTGGCGACGCTCATGCGTCTGGCGCTGAACGTGGCGTCCACCCGGGTCGTGATGATCCACGGTCATGATGGGCATGCGGCCGCTGGCAAGGTGATCCAGGCCTTCGGTGAGGTGGTGATCGGCGGTAACTACGTGGTTGGTATCGTGGTCTTCGCCATCTTGATGATCATCAACTTCGTTGTGGTAACCAAGGGCGCCGGGCGGATTTCCGAGGTGAGCGCGCGTTTCACCCTCGATGCAATGCCGGGCAAGCAGATGGCGATCGACGCCGACCTCAACGCCGGCCTGATCGATCAGAGCCAGGCCAAGCTGCGTCGTCTTGAAGTCGCCCAGGAAGCCGAATTCTACGGTTCCATGGACGGTGCCAGCAAATTCGTACGCGGTGACGCCATCGCCGGTTTGCTGATTCTGTTCATCAACCTGATCGGCGGCATGGCCGTCGGCATCTTCCAGCACAACATGACGTTCGGCGACGCTGGCAAGGTCTACGCCTTGTTGACCATCGGTGACGGTTTGGTGGCGCAATTGCCATCACTGTTGTTATCCACAGCTGCCGCGATCATGGTGACCCGTGCTTCGGGCTCCGAAGACATGGGCAAGCAGATCGGCCGGCAAATGTTCGCCTCGCCCAAGGCCCTGGCGGTTGCCGCCGGCCTGATGGCGGTGATGGGCCTGGTGCCGGGCATGCCGCACTTTTCCTTCCTGAGCATGGCCGCCCTGGCTGGCGGCGCCGCCTATCTGTTCTGGAAGAAACAGAACGTGCAGAAAGTCCAGGCCCTGCAAGAGGTCAAGCGCCAGCAGGAACTGCTGCCGTCGCCGGCCCGCGCCATGGAAACCAAGGAGCTGGGCTGGGATGACGTGACGCCAATCGACATGATCGGCCTGGAAGTCGGTTATCGCCTGATTCCATTGGTCGACCGCAACCAGGGGGGGCAGTTGCTGGCGCGGATCAAGGGGGTGCGCAAGAAGCTCTCCCAGGACCTGGGCTTCCTGATGCCCACCGTGCATATCCGCGACAACCTCGACCTGGCGCCCAGTGCCTACCGCCTGACTTTGATGGGGGTGATCCTGGCCGAAGCGGAGATCTACCCCGACCGCGAATTGGCGATCAACCCCGGACAGGTCTACGGCAGCCTCAACGGCATCACCGCCAAGGATCCGGCTTTCGGCCTGGAAGCGGTGTGGATCGAAATCAGCCAGCGGGCCCAGGCGCAGTCCCTCGGCTATACCGTGGTGGACGCCAGTACGGTGGTGGCAACCCACTTGAACCAGATTTTGTACAAGCACTCCAGCGAGCTGATCGGCCACGAAGAAGTCCAGCAACTGCTGCAAGTACTGGCCAAAGGCTCGCCGAAGCTGGCTGAAGAGCTGGTGCCGGGTGTGGTTTCGTTGTCGCAGTTGCTCAAGGTGCTGCAGGCACTGTTGGCCGAACAGGTGCCCGTGCGCGACATACGCAGTATTGCCGAGGCTATCGCCAACAACGCCTCCAAGAGTCAAGATACCGCCGCCCTGGTGGCTGCGGTTCGGGTCGGCGTGTCCCGCGCAATCGTCCAAAGCATTGTAGGGACTGAGTCTGAGCTGCCTGTGATCACCTTGGAACCAAGGTTGGAACAGATATTGCTCAATAGTCTGCAGAAGGCAGGACAAGGCTCGGAAGAGGGTGTCTTGCTGGAGCCAAGCATGGCTGAGAAGCTGCAGCGTTCGCTGATCGAAGCAGCCCAGCGGCAAGAGATGCAAGGCCAACCGGTGATCCTGCTGGTGGCCGGTCCGATTCGCGCGATGCTCTCGCGATTCGGGCGCCTCGCGGTCCCGGGGCTGCATGTGCTGGCGTACCAGGAAATACCGGACAACAAGCAAGTGACCATCGTTGCGACAGTAGGGCCCAACGGCTGA
- the flhF gene encoding flagellar biosynthesis protein FlhF, producing the protein MQVKRFFAADMRQAMKLVRDELGAEAAIIGNRRIAGGVELTAALDYKLSALAPRAPNMELEDELRKTQSRIASAQAELSLRGSEGEGAAGTNRQLFAGQPLTAGLPLTAAEPLIEQAHAEPRRPEPAPAAPARGVDPRALDSMRFELNSLRELMEVQLGSLAWNQLQGSRPAQANLWRRLQRIGLSGPLSRDLLALINGIEEPRQAWRMLLAHLARMIATPEVEPLEEGGVIAMVGPAGMGKTTTLAKLAARYVLKYGAQSIALVSMDSFRIGAQEQLKTLGRILNVSVTHVDPGQSLAQALEPLLRKRVVLIDTAGLQASDPALRMQLESLAGRGIKSKNYLVLATTSQKQVLTAAYHSYKRCGLAGCILTKLDETASLGEVLSLAIGHELPVAYLTDGPRIPDDLHLPRRHQLVSRAVSVQMQEEPSEEAMADMFADIYHSPTKQVG; encoded by the coding sequence ATGCAAGTGAAGCGTTTTTTCGCCGCCGATATGCGTCAGGCCATGAAGCTGGTTCGTGACGAGCTGGGCGCTGAAGCAGCCATCATCGGTAATCGCCGGATCGCTGGCGGTGTCGAGCTGACGGCCGCTCTGGATTACAAATTGTCGGCGCTGGCTCCACGGGCTCCGAACATGGAACTCGAAGACGAACTGCGCAAGACCCAATCGCGTATTGCCAGCGCCCAGGCCGAACTGAGCCTGCGCGGCAGCGAAGGCGAGGGCGCGGCGGGCACCAATCGTCAATTGTTCGCCGGTCAGCCGCTGACGGCCGGCCTGCCGTTGACCGCTGCCGAACCGCTGATCGAGCAGGCCCACGCCGAACCGCGTCGTCCTGAGCCGGCGCCAGCAGCGCCTGCCCGAGGTGTCGATCCGCGTGCCCTGGACTCGATGCGCTTTGAACTCAACAGCCTGCGCGAGCTGATGGAAGTCCAGCTCGGCTCCCTGGCCTGGAACCAGCTGCAAGGCAGCCGTCCAGCCCAGGCCAACCTGTGGCGTCGCCTGCAACGCATCGGCCTGTCCGGCCCGTTGTCCCGGGACCTGCTGGCGCTGATCAATGGCATCGAAGAGCCTCGCCAGGCCTGGCGCATGTTGCTGGCCCACCTGGCGCGGATGATTGCGACCCCGGAAGTCGAGCCGCTGGAAGAGGGTGGAGTGATTGCCATGGTCGGCCCTGCCGGCATGGGCAAGACCACCACCCTGGCCAAGCTCGCCGCCCGTTACGTACTCAAGTACGGTGCCCAGAGCATTGCCCTGGTGAGCATGGACAGTTTCCGTATCGGTGCCCAGGAGCAACTCAAGACCCTCGGCCGGATCCTCAATGTGTCGGTGACCCATGTGGATCCGGGCCAGTCCCTGGCCCAGGCACTGGAGCCGCTGCTGCGCAAACGCGTCGTGCTGATCGATACCGCAGGCCTGCAAGCCAGCGATCCAGCCCTGCGCATGCAGCTCGAAAGCCTGGCTGGACGCGGTATCAAGTCAAAAAATTATCTCGTGTTGGCAACCACCAGCCAGAAACAGGTTCTAACCGCCGCATACCACAGCTACAAACGCTGCGGGCTGGCCGGCTGCATCCTGACTAAGCTGGACGAAACGGCAAGCCTGGGCGAGGTGTTGAGCCTGGCGATCGGTCATGAACTACCGGTGGCCTACCTGACCGACGGGCCGCGGATCCCGGATGATTTGCATCTGCCGCGCCGTCATCAACTGGTCAGTCGTGCCGTGAGTGTGCAAATGCAGGAAGAACCCAGCGAAGAAGCCATGGCTGATATGTTCGCTGATATCTACCACAGCCCGACCAAGCAGGTCGGCTGA
- the fleN gene encoding flagellar synthesis regulator FleN: MGSMHPVQVIAVTGGKGGVGKTNVSVNLSLALAELGRRVMLLDADLGLANVDVLLGLTPKRTLADVIEGRCELRDVLLQGPGGIRIVPAASGTQSMVHLTPAQHAGLIQAFSDIGDNLDVLVIDTAAGIGDSVVSFVRAAQEVLLVVCDEPTSITDAYALIKLLNRDYGMNRFRVLANMAQSPQEGRNLFAKLTKVTDRFLDVALQYVGAVPYDESVRKAVQKQRAVYEAFPRSKCALAFKAIAQKVDTWPLPANPRGHLEFFVERLVQQTAGPVL, from the coding sequence ATGGGCAGCATGCATCCCGTACAGGTGATCGCGGTGACCGGCGGCAAAGGTGGCGTCGGGAAGACTAACGTGTCAGTGAACTTGTCCCTGGCTCTGGCAGAGCTTGGCCGACGGGTCATGCTGCTGGACGCCGACCTGGGCCTGGCGAACGTCGACGTGTTGTTGGGGCTTACACCCAAACGCACGCTGGCGGACGTGATTGAAGGGCGCTGTGAGCTGCGCGACGTGTTGTTGCAGGGGCCGGGCGGCATTCGCATCGTGCCGGCTGCCTCAGGCACCCAGAGCATGGTTCACCTGACCCCGGCCCAGCACGCCGGCCTGATCCAGGCTTTCAGCGACATCGGCGACAATCTCGATGTGCTGGTGATCGACACCGCAGCCGGTATCGGTGACTCGGTCGTCAGTTTCGTGCGCGCCGCCCAGGAAGTGCTGCTGGTGGTCTGCGACGAACCGACGTCCATCACTGACGCCTATGCCCTGATCAAGTTGCTTAACCGCGACTATGGCATGAACCGCTTCCGCGTCCTGGCCAACATGGCCCAGAGCCCGCAGGAAGGACGCAACCTGTTCGCCAAGTTGACAAAGGTCACGGATCGCTTCCTGGACGTCGCCCTACAATACGTCGGCGCAGTGCCTTACGACGAAAGCGTACGCAAGGCTGTCCAGAAGCAACGTGCCGTTTATGAAGCCTTTCCACGTTCCAAATGCGCGCTGGCGTTCAAGGCGATCGCCCAGAAGGTCGATACCTGGCCACTGCCGGCCAACCCACGCGGGCATCTGGAATTTTTCGTCGAGCGTCTTGTGCAACAAACAGCAGGGCCCGTGCTATGA
- the fliA gene encoding RNA polymerase sigma factor FliA has translation MTASGYNHLYKKSARDAQYELIERYAPLVKRIAYHLLARLPASVQVEDLIQAGMIGLLEVSNKYDASKGASFETYAGIRIRGAMLDEVRKGDWAPRSVHRNTRMVSDAIRAIEAKTGRDAKDHEVAAELQLSLDDYYGILNDTLGSRLFSFDDLLQDGEHEGLHEDNASAHMEPSRDLEDERFQSALADAIANLPERERLVLALYYDEELNLKEIGEVLGVSESRVSQLHSQCAARLRGRLGEWRAR, from the coding sequence ATGACAGCCAGCGGTTACAACCATCTCTACAAAAAATCGGCACGGGACGCCCAATACGAATTGATCGAGCGTTACGCGCCACTGGTCAAGCGTATCGCCTATCACTTGCTGGCGCGCTTGCCGGCCAGTGTCCAGGTCGAAGACTTGATCCAGGCGGGCATGATCGGCCTGCTCGAAGTGTCGAACAAATACGACGCGAGCAAGGGCGCGAGTTTCGAGACGTATGCCGGTATTCGCATTCGCGGCGCCATGCTCGATGAAGTCCGCAAGGGCGATTGGGCGCCGCGTTCGGTACACCGCAATACCCGCATGGTCAGTGATGCAATTCGTGCAATTGAAGCTAAAACCGGGCGTGACGCTAAAGATCACGAGGTTGCGGCCGAACTCCAGTTGAGTCTCGACGATTATTACGGGATTTTGAACGATACCTTGGGCAGCCGCCTGTTCAGTTTCGACGACCTGTTGCAGGACGGCGAACACGAAGGGCTGCACGAGGATAACGCGAGTGCTCACATGGAGCCGTCGCGTGACCTGGAAGATGAGCGTTTCCAGAGTGCGCTGGCGGATGCGATTGCCAATTTGCCGGAGCGTGAGCGACTGGTCTTGGCGCTGTACTACGACGAAGAGCTGAACCTCAAGGAAATCGGTGAGGTCCTGGGGGTCAGCGAATCGCGGGTCAGCCAGTTACACAGCCAGTGCGCGGCCCGTTTGCGGGGGCGTTTGGGGGAGTGGCGAGCGCGTTGA